The sequence TGATAGCAACAACAAGCGCCTGTAGCTCAGTGGATAGAGCGTCTGTTTCCTAAGCAGAAGGTCATAGGTTCGACCCCTATCTGGCGCGttaaattctataatttttgttatttttaatgaatttggtttttgttgcACCTGAGAAGGTTAGGTTGACTAATTAATTGCACATTTTTACGTGATCAACCTAACAGAGactccatcttcttcttcatttcttgaATGAAATTTCCATGCCAATTCCgcttatttattaataataatattgatttcctAATGCCCTCTAAATGACCATCCTGTTCCTCTTCTGACTCTGAACTGCTGCCCATCACCTTTACTTGTATCTCAGCAGAACCGTATGATCCTTTATATCCCTGCACTTAGTCTCCATTGCTTTCTGTGAAACTTCAAGGCCTTAATATCATTGAATATATCCATCTTTTACAAAAATGTCCATTGTTGCAGAAGCACCTGGATACCTCCAAGTCTTTTCTGATGGTTCTGTAAAACGGTTTGCCTCAGAAGCAGTCCCTGACTCAGCGGAATCATATTCCGATGGATTCAAGTTCAAGGATGTGGTGATTGACTCATCGAAGCCAATAACCGCGAGGTTGTTCGTTCCTGATACTCACGGGTCTGTGAGTCAGCTTCCAGTTGTGGTTTATTTTCATGGTGGTGGCTTTTGTATTTGCTCAACCACCTGGCTTGGATTCCATCACTTCCTTGGAGACTTCTCCGTTGCATCCCAGTCCATTGTCCTTTCCGTTGACTATCGTTTGGCACCGGAGAATCGCCTTCCTATTGCTTACGATGATTGTTTCCGCTCACTTGAATGGCTAAGTAACAATGTGAGTTCTGAACCTTGGCTTAAGCAGGCTGATCTTTCTCGAGTGTTTCTATCTGGAGACAGTGCTGGAGGGAACATTACACACCAGGTTGCTATCAGGGCAGTAAGGAGTAAAACCTATCAGGTtgaaatcaaaggattgatgtTGATCCATCCTTATTTCGGAAGTGAGAAAAGGACTAAGAAAGAGATGTCTGAAGGGGCACCAGGAGACCTGGCGATGAATGACATGTTCTGGGGTCTAAGTATACCAGAAGGGTCTAACCGAGATTACTTTGGATGTAACTTCGAGATGCAAGATGTATCTGCAGCTGAGTGGAGTGCTTTTCCAGCAGTGGCGGTTTATGTGGCAGGCTTGGATTTCTTGAATGAAAGGGGAGTGATGTATGCACAGTTTCTGGCAAAGAAAGGGGTGAAAGAAGTGACACTGGTGGAAGCTGAGGGGCAAAATCATGTCTTTCATGTGTTTTATCCCAAATCTGAGGCAACTCTCGTTCTTCAACAACAGATGAGTGAGTTTATGAAGATCCATTAGCATGTCAGGAGTCTTCCATATAGATCGCAGGTGCCTGCTTCCAGTTTGCTAAATCATAGAAATTGACAAAATGTTAGTAGGAAGGATCTCTAGCTCTgatattctaataaataaagattgaaataaatattctcAATGAAGTGCATTACACGGTTTGGTTTATTCAAGATTGACCATTTCATCTAAGAACATAACTAACTTGATACTTTCCATGATTCAGCCCTTTCATGGAGGTTGCTTTCGCCTTTGCTCAACCACATGGCTTGGGATCCATCACTTCCTTGGAGGTTTATCTGTGGCGTCTCAGTCTATTGTCCTTTCTGCTGACTATCATTTGGCACCGCAGAATCGCCTTCCGATTGGTTATGATGATTGTTTCAGCTCACTTGAATGTCTATGTAACAATGCGAGCTCTGACCCTTGGCTTATTAAGCAGGCTGATCTTTCTCCGATTGTTTCTTTCTGGAGATAGCGCTGGATGAAACATAACACGCCAGGTTGCAATCAGAACAATGAGGAGAGGAGATTGTAATATTAAAACCAAAGGATTGGTGCTGATTCATCCTTGTTTCGGGAGTGAGAAAAGGACTAAGAAAGAGAAGACGTGTTGATTAATGATATGTTTTGGGGTCTAAAGCTAGTACGCAAAAATACTAGTCTTGTTTGGATTCTCTAGGACTGCTATCGCAATAAATATTCAGAGTGAAAGGTAGAAACCTCAACTCCTTCCATTACCGAATGATCTGTCTGGTTTTGTACACCAGCAGTTTCAAGAAATATCAGAGTATCTTATGCAAATCAATACAGAATTACATGATATCTACTTTATCATTATATACTGTTGAACCTATACAGAAACAGTCAGGGAGCCCATATTGGATCTTGTTTTTATCCATTTGAACAGATTAAACACATGACTGGCTGCATTTTCATGAATATCTCCATCCAATTGTATCATACAGATGCTTCTACTCATCAAAAGTGCTCATGAAACCACCGATGAATCCAGCTCCATTGCAATTCCCACACAGCATTTCCTTTCTGCCTCTGCAAGATAACTCAACAAATAAGAAGTGATTCATGCGTGCCACAGTCCACAAGATCAAGTACTAATTAAACTCTGTGGTCCTTGGTCTGCGATGAGTACTTACCCACAAAGCCAACATGAATCACCAGCTTTAAATCGGCCATTGAAAAGATCAGCAGAGTTCACTCCACTGCCTTTGCACTGAGAGCACAGAACAGCACCTGGTAATCGGACAACGAAACAAAACTCTAAATCAGTAGCCGCGTTCATGCATTTTCTATCACAATTCTAAGATGGGCTAATTAACTTTAGTTAGCTTACCATTTCCATCACAGTCAGCACAAATCATACTATTCGGCTTCGTGTTTTGATTACCTGGAGCAGCCTATCATCACACTAAATTAATGCAACAAATGAACATATATATGCTCTTGCAAGTCTGAATACTCCACCATTGGAGCTCAGAGAGTCATAATATAAGCAAGACTTGTGATTTTAAACAGGAAGAGTGATATGAACTCTGACCTTAACTCTAACACAGCAACGTCTAGCAGTTGAAGAGTTGTGAAAAAAATCACGGACCCCAAGAATCTTAATTTCTTGCATACCAGAATTGGTTCCATGTATTCCTGTGAAACAAGATTCAGAGTGGATATATAACGCTATACTTGAAGAACATGTCGTATATGGATGTTTGAGACAGTTACCTGAATCTGGTTGCTTGGCTCTAATTGGAGGAACAAATGGTGAGCATGAAGCCATGGCCATAGAAGACAGTTTTGGCAGTGGTTGGCAATCTTGAGGATTAGATCGTGAATAAATGGGCTTCTTGTAGTCTTGGTGGGCTGGGctattttcaattcaaaattagcTTCCACGTGAATTTGTTTTTAGCGaaaaaaggataatatttttaaaggatTAAGAAAATCTAGAACCCggtttattaatttaaaagagttcaataatcttaattaatttaataatataattttaaaaactaatgataataaaaaaattcaaaaaaataataattaaaataaaataaaaaatacttgttattaaaaaaatctcaatgatcttgtttataataataataataataataataaagattaacataaaaacaagattaatattaaaaaagattttttactattttttaatattatcatataaaaaataatgaaaaatattttttaaaaaattaatttaatattttaaaatacaggtGTAAACGCAAAAATAGACTTTGCCAAATAAATTGCATTAAAATCCAATCCtggctaaagaaaaaaaagaagaagaaaaagcgAGTGTAAGAGATAAAtcggaaaaacaaaaagctCAATCGAAATTAACGACGAACCACAGGGCCATCAAGGTCAACTCCAACAAAATATCTCCCTGCCTCTCTCTCAATCTCTCACACCCTCTTTACTATAAAAATCATTTACCATCACAGAGCTTTATACTTCTATCTTGTTGCGCTCTACGCTTCGGgctttgctctctctctttcttaactctcttaaaaaaagtattttatttaaatttctcGCTAACCGTTTTACTTTGCagcaaaccctaaccctaaacccccaAACCCCGTCTTCATTTTACTTTCACAGGTATTCCCCCTTTCTCTCTCCAATTCACAACTCAATTTCACTGCAAAACCCTAATTTATTAGATCTATCTTCGTTTTCGTTAGAAAACCCAAATTTCATTTACACTAATTTCGAgatctgtgtttgtttgttgtaGAAATCATGGGTGAAACAAAAGACAACGATGCTTACGAGGAGGAGCTTCTCGACTACGAAGAAGAAGATGACAAAGCACCTGACTCCGTCGGAGCTAAAGTTAACGGCGAAGCCGTTAagaagtgagtttttttttgtgttgaaaggctggatttttataaattttgatggaGATTGATAGATCAGTTGTCCAAGCTTGTGTCGTGtagttttgtttgtgtttttattaacgttggtgttttattttttggtgtaCAGGGGTTATGTTGGAATTCACAGTTCGGGATTCAGAGACTTCCTTTTGAAGCCAGAGCTTCTTCGGTCCATTGTTGACTCGGGTTTTGAGCATCCTTCCGAAGGTAATCTATTGCTAGAGCTCTTCtgattttctcaatttttaCTTTAGTATTGTTTTTAATGTACAAGTTTTATTTCTTCTGAGGGATTTGtgttgaaattgtgttttttagcCGTGCTAATAAACTTTGACTATCTGCCCAAAAAAGTATACAGTTTCCAATGACATCAtgcatattaatatataaattcaagTGGAATGCAtagcaccattttttttttttttatgcttttatctGAATGCGCTAGCACTTTAATTAACTGCATTTGTAGCTTTCCCATGTTCGTTGATGCCTTTTTTGCACCCTTAAATCATTGTGGTGTTTATCTTTTCAGGTAATATACAATTATCACAATCTTGATTTTGGAGCTGTATTCTTCTATGCTAAGCCCTTTCAATTAAAGGATCAGAGAGGTTATGTTTTACTTACCAAGGGTTCCTTCCGTACAATTTTCTTTGGTAATTCATCAGTGCAACATGAGTGTATTCCCCAAGCCATCTTGGGAATGGATGTCATCTGCCAAGCTAAATCTGGAATGGGAAAGACTGCCGTTTTTGTTCTGTCTACTCTTCAGCAGATTGAGCCTACCTCTGGACAAGTTATTGCCCTTGTTCTATGTCACACTAGAGAGTTGGCTTACCAGGTAATTTTAAAGTAACAAACTTGACTTCCCATTTACTTATGATACTTTTGCTCCGTGTTGCAATGCATGTTTCctcattttttactattttttacttaatagaTCTGTCACGAGTTTGAGAGGTTCAGTACTTACTTGCCCGATACAAAGGTTGCTGTTTTCTATGGTGGTGTCAATGTCAAAACTCACAAGGATCTACTGAAAAATGAATGCCCTCATATTGTTGTTGGAACTCCTGGAAGAATCCTGGCACTGGCTAGAGATAAAGACCTTTCTTTGAAGAATGTCAGGCATTTTATCCTTGATGAATGTGACAAAATGCTGGAATCACTCGGTATGTTTTTATCCTAAAATCTTGGCCCAGAGGTCCTTTTTTCTCCATCTTAATTCGATATTAATGTCTTAATCATGCATACTCCTTATTTCTttgtataattgatattttctgcAGACATGAGGAGAGATGTTCAGGAGATCTTCAAGATGACTCCTCATGATAAGCAAGTTATGATGTTTTCTGCAACACTCAGCAAAGAAATCCGCCCAGTTTGCAAAAAATTCATGCAAGATGTAATGTCCTATGGCCAGTTCTACTTGAATTTAGaagtcttttctttttaatattgcaaGATGTCTCTGTGAGTCTTCTATAGATATTTAGGATTTAGTTCTCCATCAGGAATAGTGATAAGTGGTCACTGTGGGGAAATTGTATTTTGTTGGGCTGGGAATCACAAGCCTCAAGTTTGTGGCAGGTGCTGAAGTGGGGTGTggttgtgtctttttttttttgtttaattttttttttaccgctGCTAGGTTGGGcccctttttactttttttttttttgggggtggggggggggcTTTGGGGAGTGGGAATTTGGTGGATGGGGTGGGGGGTTCTCCTTTATCTGTGGCGCCTTCAGTTGTAAAATAGAGTTCTGTTGAGCTACAGTGGCCTTGCTTGTTATGActataaaaagtatctgcaagGAGACAATTCATATGGACCAGAATCTCGATTGAAGGGATGCAAATCCATCTATCATTTCCTTCTGGATAGCATTAGCTTCACGAAGGCTCCTAATATGATTTACTGTGACATTTGTTCCTTTCAGCCAATGGAAATTTACGTCGATGATGAAGCCAAGTTGACCCTCCATGGTCTTGTACAGGTATGCATTCAGATTTGTGTTGTTGTTTTACAGTGGTTTTAAAGGAGCTAGACAATTCCAGGCTACAATGCTATAGAGCTGGGGTTTGAGTGAGAAGATATTGAGGAGAGGGAAAAAATGGGTTAAGAAATAAGAGGGtaggaaggagaagagaggtGGGACAGAGCAGATGttacagagagatgtagaaTGAGTGAAGAAGATGGAAAGTGGAGATGTGGTCTTACCATATGGAGAGAGGATATAGATTAATGAGAGAAAATAAAGTCTCAAGTATGAAATAAAGGAATTGCATTGAGGCTAGCTTTTCACTGGGGACAGGTCTGGCTCTTTGTGAGAGATGTGTTCATCTTTGAACCTTTAAAACAATGCTCCACATTGAGAAATCCAATTGGTTGGGGGATGGTGATGCCATGCCAATGTTATAATTCTTCTCCTCTTGACAAGACAGTACTATACCAGTTTTTGAACCTCCATCTGACTATCAAAATTGGAATGGCAGCACTACATCAAACTGACTGAGCTGGAGAAAAATCGGAAGTTGAACGATCTTCTTGATGCATTGGACTTCAATCAAGTTGTTATCTTTGTTAAAAGTGTGAGCAGAGCAGCTGAGCTGAACAAGTTACTCGTGGAGTGTAATTTCCCCTCTATTTGCATCCATTCTGGCATGTCACAGGAAGAAAGGTTTGTAGATTttacatattatattattataaacacCCTCTGCTGCAGCCATTAATGGTCTTTTTTTCCCTCATGTTGTAATCTACTTTGTTTTGCCTTTGGTTACTTGGTCTGCTGGTGCATTTGTTCTGGACGAAATTTATTGCTTTAATTGATGTCAATGGTATTTCTGTGAATGCCAGTCTAGGGTCATTTGAGAGTTGGGTCGGGTTTGGTGCATGAATCATGTTTTcagtgtttgattatgttttATTACCATGGTTTTGGATGTTTCAGAACAACGTAAAAATGGTGTTGGTTTGTTTTTGCAAAcccatgttttgaaaaaatcaaaatttgagtgCTTCATATATTCCTTTGCCTTGGATGTAGTCTTAGAAACCTCATTTGAGAAGCTAGAATATGCATAGTAAACTTGTTATTTTGTATTGTATTGGTTTGTTTCTTTGGTATGGATTTGATTGTGTATGGAATGTGTGTTGTTGACATGGAATTGAAATTTACTTGGCTTCTTTCTAGGCTATTACACCTTACTTTTCACCATGCATCggatgctgtttttttttatggggttatgtTGATTTTTATGAGCtcattgaaaatgatttttgcgGTTGTTATCTTAGAAGTGACTGTCATTTTAgtgtattttaatttcaataatataatGCGCTTCTGTTCTGGCTCTTGGTTAGCATGTGTACTGTAGTTGGAATATAGTTTTAGTAGTGACATGTTCTATATGCTGAATGTATCTCATTTGCAGGTTGATGCGCTACAAGGGTTTCAAGGAGGGTCATAAAAGGATTCTTGTTGCCACTGATTTGGTTGGCAGGGGTATTGATATTGAACGTGTCAACATTGTTATTAACTATGATATGCCAGACTCTGCTGACACCTACTTGCACAGGGTAAATTCAATTGAACTTGTTCAACATATCTGCTTGCTGGCTTTCCTTTCCAGCGCATCATATTTGTTGAAATGTCTTACAGTtgtgctttttttattaaaaaaatccatgacAGGTTGGTAGAGCTGGTAGGTTTGGCACAAAGGGCCTTGCAATTACCTTTGTATCATCAGCTTCCGACTCTGATGTTCTCAACCAGGTCCtgcaattaattttgtttcatcAAATTGGTAGCgttttcttaaatttcttgCTTGTTCTAAAACTTACTATTTTGATTGCAGGTTCAAGAGAGGTTTGAGGTGGATATAAAGGAGCTACCGGAGCAGATTGATACATCTACATATAGTAAGTTTCTCAATgcacatttttttcaaaaaaaaaaaagttgtaagaATTTGTTGtcttcattattttgttttaccttTTCTATGTTTATCCAAAAAGCAAATAAGAACAGACCCTGCTTTCCATTCTCCTGTCCTTGTTGGCATCTTCTTGTCCTTTTTAAACTTGTGGGATAGTAACAGTAACCAGCAATACTATGAGCGTGCTTGCTGGTTAATTGGGAATTATGAGAGCAACCGTGCAACCTAAATAGGCTTCACCCTTTTGTTATTGGCCTGCAATTTCGTTTCCTAACTCTTTATGTTTATGGCATTGTTGGAATAATATGGCACTATATGCTCATTGTTTGCAAACATTCTCATTTGCAGTGCCATCGTAAAGGAGATTCAATCAGCATATGGTGGTAGTCCCTTTCTATCTTATTTGTTCTGCATACTGCCTAATGGTTTGTATTGGTGAATCTACTCAATGGTGTGTATGCTACTTTTGAACTCCCTGTAGCCTTTGGGAACTCTTGGGGCCGCGCTTTTTTGGACGTGGAGTTTGCGTAACTATTCGCAGTATAACTAGTTTAGATTTGCAGGAGAGCGCCATATTATCTTATGTATTAATGTTTTAGATAAgctaaaattgaaatatttttagtgCTTTTTCGCTTTTTTAATGTTAGCTTAGCCTTGGTGGCGTTTGATCGGCAAGGTTTTTATTAAGTTCTTTCTATATAAGGGATTTGCTAGTGGTAACATGAGCGCGAGTGTGCTTTGATTTTATTCGGGTGGTATTAGTAATGGATTGAGCAACGCGTGTAATTAATGTATAGGTAGAGGTGAGATGGGCTAATAAGCATGGAGAGATTCAGCATGggagataaaagatatagaTTAAATGGATACAAGGTGTTTAAAAATCGTTGTGGTCAAGCATGTCCAATCGGGTCATGGGGTCATTAAATCATCTCAGAATTTACCCCTTCGCTTCCTTTACTCGTCTCTTAATTTGAAGTAGTAGTTGCTTTACATTAGGTTTTGTTGAATACCCGATCAAATGCTGGTCATTCTGTTTAATAGTAGAAAGTCATGTCTGCTTGGTGATGTGTTGTTTTTACCCTTTGATATCAGGGTGAAATGAATGACGTGTTTTGGCTTTTTCCTGTATCTTCATCCTATCGATAATCCTAAACTAAACTAGAGGATTTATTATCTTTACTAATACGAAGCTTGTTATCAAATCTTGATGTATTGATCCTGAGCTGAGGAAATCAGAGTCGGGCGATTAGAATGATTATTTGCTAGTTGCTAGCAGATCAGGTTCACATCTAGTGACTTGAGGCCTTCTATCAActaagattttgttttgaagtCTTTTCAAGTGTTTAGTAGTATGCTGACAATCTATTTATGTTTAGATAATGTCCCAGTGGATAAATTTGTCTATTAAAAGGGATATGGATAAGACAAACTTGGTTAATTCTTtactatttatgttttttatataatatcttttgaaaagatcaaaacgagatttaaaaaaaataaaatcagtggGTTTTATTAGTTACAGGTCTTCTTAGATTTTTATCTTGGTTAGGTTAatttcttctccatttttttaaaaacctaaaCTCTTGTTATTGATCTATTAATTTGATTGAGTGGTGACCTGACTTGGTAGTTGACTAGGGATATTAAGGGATCTATTAATTTGATTGTGGTGGCGGCCTGACTTGGTAGTTGACTAGGGATATTAAGGTTGGACTTGgtagcatagttattaaattcgaTTTAGAGATTTACTTGGGTTAAGGGATCAGGTTTTAGGTTTCatggattaatttaaatgtattaaaaaaatattttaaaaaaaaagtttttttattttacatattaaaaagatattatattaatttttttaagttgaagtattttaaaaaaaaaaaattttattccacattaaaaaacataatttttttcttataaatatggagtatatatattaaaaggtttcaaattttatattgaaaaaataatatatattatatatatataaatatatatatattaaaaatttaaattatttttatacattattatATCTTCTACACCAGTTTTATAGTGTGACAACATAGATGCAATGTATTTGTGTTCTAATATGATGTATCATGCATGCacaaaacttataaaaatttatttttattttgtatgggATCAGATGATGAACAACTGTCTTCAATTTAAACTTGTTTCAAATAGAGATTAACGAGTGCTACAAGGTTTTATCTTTTGAAGACCAACCTTAAGGCACACCACCCTCCCTTATAATTATGGCGGTGTGATTGtagtatatttaaatataatcttAAATTTGAATTCTTATTACACTCATAATACATGTCTTGTAATACTCATGtaaaatactaagaaaataaaaaagatttcgTTTACGACTAGAATTATGAAACTTTATAGTTAAGAAATGGAATTAGacaagaatttattaaaaaattttagatctaattgatttatttattaatgaatataatttttttatatataaaaatttgattagaaatataaaaaataaataattaaattgcttTTAATTACAATTATCGTGTGACAAGGATGTTTAAGATGACCAATTATTTAATgctaaataattcttaaaaaatattatgaacatTAAATTGTTTCTTCAACTCATCATAGGTTATATTGagatattaattaattcatatcaAAATTGATGATAATTTATGTTGGAAACTAATTTCAATTGTATAGAAATCATGTGCTATGAACaatgagattttaaaatctGACACATTGTGAGTTGGAGGCTCGGAGTATTGAAACTTGTGACTTTTTTTGGCTAAGTCTCGAGATAATGACTGAAATGTAAAACAAGTTTCTTATCAGGACATGAGATTCTCAATTGTTTAAGTTGACAAATGTAAGAGAAATGCGTGTGAAAAAAGAGATGGGTAATGAGATAGTGTTTGTGTGGAGTACTAAGTTCCGTTTGTTTTCAGAAATTCACTTTTCTGGAAATTATTTTCCTCACTTTTTCATGTTTGGCAAATACATGGAAAGTGAGTCAAAGGAAattcaatttcagtcaaagaaaaaggttaagttTAACATAAgtaaagtgttttccgcttttaattcttggaaaacactttcctgatgTGGGCCAATACTGCGTTGTCATGTTTTTTCTGTAActattcatgttaattgcactgttcagtgaacagtgcagtttagtgcactgttcacttgcctgcgggaactctttttttttttttaagtgtactatttttttaacattttaaaaaaaatagtttagagtgaattttataccttaatattttatccaattttattacatgctaaaaatattattaaaactatagtttttgtcggatgtatttcgtacataatgaaattataaatggatttcatagaatagtaaaaaatatttcacaagcttatttctttataatatgatatgatatatatagttatattttataaaataagctatgtacgaatatagaatataataaaaaaaattcatcattatacattttagattttttttttattgtaagtgattaaatattttatatatattagataaatttgaaaaaaaaaataatttattaataaattattttccaattcattttccataatacaaccaaacactggaaagtgtttttcataacactaccaaacatcggaaaaatactttttcagaattcacttttcaTGAATTCACTTTTTCtaagaattcacttttcaaaaagaaattattttcctgcaaacaaacgaaGCTGGTAATGAGGTAGTGTTTGTGTGGAGTACTAAGAGTAAGAGTAATATATAGTGTCAAGTATGTTTGGGCGAATTTATCTTTTTACTTGGTAACATATGATATTTATAGATATCAAAAGCCACATAAGCTTACCTggtgagagaaaaaataataaaaaaatatttcatttcttAGAACACGAGTCATTGATTAATGTGCCAGCTTGTCTTTGGTCAATACATTGATGCTTGAGAGTAAATTATTGATGGAAAAGGTGCTTATGTTAGGAAAGTTAGTGCAGAGTCAAACTTAAAAACATGTGGATagctagaaaaagaaaagatgaaggaGAACTACTGGTAGCATCAGAGATTAaaccaaaaaatgaaaatgaaaacaacggaaatactgaaaaaatagaaaactctGACGAGCAAGTTTTTGATAACAATATCACATCATCCATTTCGTTGGTATTTTCCATCggtattttatatttggtaAATGACACGAATGTTCTTATAgaacatgaaatttaattcattgtGCATTCTAGAAAATGAACCAAATCGATCGACGAGTATCTCTGCAATCTTGGGGGGGGAAAATCTGTGGGAGTTTCTTGATAATTCTTCATTCTAAACTGATAAGACCTAAGTAAAACAAATAAGATCGATATTAGAAGtagtttcattttttcttctcctggTGAGTGTTTTGAATTTGTTCTACTTGTCGAATGAGCTTTTGTCTCCATCAATTGtcaattttccaaaacaatgAGAGTGAGAAGATTAGGAGTAATTGCATTTCTTGGGTCTCAAGTATCAAAACAGCGCCGACCACTCACAGCTTTCCAAATGCATACAAAAAGAGGAATTTATATTGTCCAATAATCCGAATCTCTCCTCAAACATCACTGTTTTCAACTAGAAAACAACAATACATTACAACAGACACTTCAGTTGCCTGTAGAATCGAGTCAGGACTTATATATGtgtaagaaaaataacagaAGTCTTGGGCTCTATTCTGTAGCCACAGCAAGGGGTATTCTTCTCTTCCTAATCTGCATCTTTCTCAATGAAGCAGCTCTAAACCAAGCTTCTTTAGATCCCAGTGTGAAGGAGACATCCTTCTCGTACCCCTCGTTCGATGCTGATAGTTGCAATTCTACTCTGATATGTAGGGGCTCAGTAAGCGTTGGCGACAGGAGCTTGAAACTTACACCAGAACCACTGCCAGTCGATTCGAACTCGACACAACCTGTGCTGAAGGACCAGATTGGCAGGGTTCTATTTCATCACCCTGTGATTGCATGGCTCTCGTATATCAATACAACGTTCACAGTCAGGATTTTTGCCTTTCCAAATACGGCCACCAATGGAGATGGGATGGCGTTTATAATGGCTCAGAACAACAGTCCTTCTCCACCTGATAGCGAGGGCTCATATCTTGGAGTCCTGGATAAGTCAACAGAAGGTGAATCTCCACTATAAACTGCATGCATATGTAAGTTTTTTGATCATGTGTTGATGTTGAGCGTCTGCATAGTTTAGTCCATCACAAATCTAAATGCATCAGGAGGAAAATTCATGTAGCACAG is a genomic window of Populus alba chromosome 18, ASM523922v2, whole genome shotgun sequence containing:
- the LOC118051235 gene encoding protein BUNDLE SHEATH DEFECTIVE 2, chloroplastic isoform X1, with product MASCSPFVPPIRAKQPDSGNCLKHPYTTCSSSIALYIHSESCFTGIHGTNSGMQEIKILGVRDFFHNSSTARRCCVRVKAAPGNQNTKPNSMICADCDGNGAVLCSQCKGSGVNSADLFNGRFKAGDSCWLCGGRKEMLCGNCNGAGFIGGFMSTFDE
- the LOC118051235 gene encoding protein BUNDLE SHEATH DEFECTIVE 2, chloroplastic isoform X2, producing MAMASCSPFVPPIRAKQPDSGIHGTNSGMQEIKILGVRDFFHNSSTARRCCVRVKAAPGNQNTKPNSMICADCDGNGAVLCSQCKGSGVNSADLFNGRFKAGDSCWLCGGRKEMLCGNCNGAGFIGGFMSTFDE
- the LOC118051225 gene encoding DEAD-box ATP-dependent RNA helicase 15; translation: MGETKDNDAYEEELLDYEEEDDKAPDSVGAKVNGEAVKKGYVGIHSSGFRDFLLKPELLRSIVDSGFEHPSEVQHECIPQAILGMDVICQAKSGMGKTAVFVLSTLQQIEPTSGQVIALVLCHTRELAYQICHEFERFSTYLPDTKVAVFYGGVNVKTHKDLLKNECPHIVVGTPGRILALARDKDLSLKNVRHFILDECDKMLESLDMRRDVQEIFKMTPHDKQVMMFSATLSKEIRPVCKKFMQDPMEIYVDDEAKLTLHGLVQHYIKLTELEKNRKLNDLLDALDFNQVVIFVKSVSRAAELNKLLVECNFPSICIHSGMSQEERLMRYKGFKEGHKRILVATDLVGRGIDIERVNIVINYDMPDSADTYLHRVGRAGRFGTKGLAITFVSSASDSDVLNQVQERFEVDIKELPEQIDTSTYMPS
- the LOC118051285 gene encoding probable L-type lectin-domain containing receptor kinase S.5, translating into MCKKNNRSLGLYSVATARGILLFLICIFLNEAALNQASLDPSVKETSFSYPSFDADSCNSTLICRGSVSVGDRSLKLTPEPLPVDSNSTQPVLKDQIGRVLFHHPVIAWLSYINTTFTVRIFAFPNTATNGDGMAFIMAQNNSPSPPDSEGSYLGVLDKSTEGGVTRQIAVELDTYPNEFDTDGNHMGNPLVSFLNQSIDMSKWVPNSVYVGFSAATGPFAEAHEVLNWTFQDLRKRKERSKRRAEVESRSMRAANAPKMFTYRQLSKATLKFSRENLLGTGGFGSVYKGIISSDPPMILAVKKISATS
- the LOC118051229 gene encoding probable carboxylesterase 6, whose protein sequence is MSIVAEAPGYLQVFSDGSVKRFASEAVPDSAESYSDGFKFKDVVIDSSKPITARLFVPDTHGSVSQLPVVVYFHGGGFCICSTTWLGFHHFLGDFSVASQSIVLSVDYRLAPENRLPIAYDDCFRSLEWLSNNVSSEPWLKQADLSRVFLSGDSAGGNITHQVAIRAVRSKTYQVEIKGLMLIHPYFGSEKRTKKEMSEGAPGDLAMNDMFWGLSIPEGSNRDYFGCNFEMQDVSAAEWSAFPAVAVYVAGLDFLNERGVMYAQFLAKKGVKEVTLVEAEGQNHVFHVFYPKSEATLVLQQQMSEFMKIH